From Leifsonia sp. fls2-241-R2A-40a, one genomic window encodes:
- a CDS encoding MerR family transcriptional regulator, whose amino-acid sequence MSELSREDGARYDLGLLFTDGLPEMDDVNGYRGAVAARAAGISYRQLDYWARTGLVEPTVRGAAGSGSQRLYGFRDILVLKLVKRLLDTGISLQQIRTAVNQLRESGVSDLAQTTLMSDGASVYLCTSNDEVIDLVSRGQGVFGIAVGKVLREVESSLVELDTQAEAMDELAARRAARTRAS is encoded by the coding sequence ATGAGCGAACTGAGTCGTGAAGACGGCGCTCGGTACGACCTCGGACTCCTGTTCACCGACGGTCTCCCCGAGATGGACGACGTGAACGGCTACCGCGGTGCGGTCGCCGCCCGCGCAGCCGGCATCTCCTACCGTCAGCTGGACTACTGGGCGCGCACGGGACTGGTCGAGCCGACCGTCCGCGGCGCCGCCGGTTCCGGCTCGCAGCGCCTGTACGGCTTCCGCGACATCCTCGTCCTCAAGCTCGTGAAGCGCCTGCTCGACACCGGCATCTCGCTCCAGCAGATCCGCACCGCCGTCAACCAGCTCCGTGAGTCGGGGGTCAGCGACCTGGCCCAGACGACGCTGATGAGCGACGGCGCGAGCGTCTACCTCTGCACCTCGAACGACGAGGTCATCGACCTGGTCAGCCGCGGCCAGGGCGTCTTCGGCATCGCGGTCGGCAAGGTCCTCCGCGAGGTGGAGTCGAGCCTCGTCGAGCTCGACACGCAGGCCGAGGCCATGGACGAGCTCGCCGCTCGCCGCGCCGCCCGCACCCGCGCCTCCTAG
- a CDS encoding ParA family protein, translated as MHVLSVSSLKGGVGKTTVTLGLASAAFAKGLRTLVVDLDPQSDVSTGMDIQVAGHLNVADVLASPKEKIVRAAIAPSGWTKGRSGTIDVMIGSPSAINFDGPHPSIRDIWKLEEALANVEHDYELVLIDCAPSLNALTRTAWAASDRVAVVTEPGLFSVAAADRALRAIEEIRRGLSPRLQPLGIIVNRARVQSLEHQFRIKELRDMFGPLVLSPQLPERTSLQQAQGAAKPLHVWPGESAQEMAHNFDMLLERVLRTARIGEYATAQS; from the coding sequence GTGCACGTACTCAGCGTTAGCTCCCTCAAGGGCGGTGTCGGAAAGACCACGGTGACGCTCGGACTGGCGTCGGCGGCGTTCGCGAAGGGACTTCGCACGCTGGTCGTGGACCTCGACCCGCAGTCGGACGTGTCCACCGGGATGGACATCCAGGTCGCCGGGCACCTCAATGTGGCCGACGTGCTCGCCTCCCCCAAGGAGAAGATCGTGCGCGCGGCGATCGCGCCGTCCGGCTGGACCAAGGGCCGCTCCGGCACGATCGATGTGATGATCGGAAGCCCGTCGGCGATCAACTTCGACGGTCCGCACCCGAGCATCCGCGACATCTGGAAGCTCGAGGAGGCGCTCGCGAACGTCGAGCACGACTACGAGCTCGTGCTGATCGACTGCGCTCCGTCGCTGAACGCACTCACCCGCACGGCGTGGGCCGCGAGCGACCGCGTCGCCGTGGTGACCGAGCCGGGCCTGTTCTCGGTGGCCGCCGCGGACCGTGCACTGCGCGCGATCGAGGAGATCCGCCGCGGACTCTCGCCGCGCCTCCAGCCGCTCGGCATCATCGTCAACCGCGCGCGCGTCCAGTCGCTCGAGCACCAGTTCCGGATCAAGGAGCTGCGCGACATGTTCGGGCCGCTCGTGCTCTCCCCTCAGCTTCCGGAGCGCACCTCGCTGCAGCAGGCGCAGGGCGCGGCCAAGCCCCTCCACGTCTGGCCGGGCGAGAGCGCGCAGGAGATGGCGCACAACTTCGACATGCTGCTGGAGCGCGTGCTGCGCACCGCCCGCATCGGCGAGTACGCGACCGCCCAGTCCTGA
- a CDS encoding pyruvate carboxylase, which yields MFRKILVANRGEIAIRAFRAAYELGAETVAVFPYEDRNSMHRLKADEAYQIGEPGHPVRAYLDVQEIIRVAKESGADAIYPGYGFLSENPELAEAARAAGITFIGPRAEVLEMAGNKVTAKEHAIAAGVPVLKSSKPSKDLDELLAAADEIGFPIFAKAVAGGGGRGMRRVNAKEDLRPALEEAMREADSAFGDATMFLEQAVLRPRHIEVQILADATGDTMHLFERDCSVQRRHQKVVEIAPAPNLSDDIRQSLYRDAVAFARSIGYENAGTVEFLLDTAGERAGQHVFIEMNPRIQVEHTVTEEITDVDLVQSQIRIAAGETLADLGLSQDTVQIRGAALQCRITTEDPTAGFRPDTGKITTYRSPGGAGIRLDGGTINPGAQISPHFDSMLAKLITRGRDFPAAVLRARRALAEFRVRGVSTNIPFLQAVLEDPDFIAGNVSTSFIEERPELFKGRESKDRGTKVLNWLADVTVNQPNGPRPLSIEPADKLPKIDLNAPAPAGSRQRLLELGPAGFAEALRAQKALAVTETTFRDAHQSLLATRVRTRDLLAVAPYVARMTPELLSVEAWGGATYDVALRFLGEDPWERLATLREALPNINIQMLLRGRNTVGYTPYPTQVTDAFVREAAATGVDIFRIFDALNDVSQMRPAIESVLATGSAIAEVAVCYTGDLLDPAEDLYTLDYYLRLAEQIVESGAHILAIKDMAGLLRPSAAEKLVAAFRERFDLPVHVHTHDTPGGQLATLLAASRAGADAVDVASAPMAGTTSQPSASALVAALAHTERDTGISLSAVEDLEPYWEAVRQVYRPFESGLPGPTGRVYKHEIPGGQLSNLRQQAKALGLAEDFELVEDMYAAANRILGRIPKVTPSSKVVGDLALHLAAVKADPDDFAENPQNYDIPDSVVGFMAGELGELPGGWPEPFRTKVLAGKTVKVGVEDLSSDDASALEGSSEERRATLNRLLFPAPTRIYEQMKELFGDLSVVDSLDYLYGLKQGSEHVVEFSRGVRLYVGLEAIGEADEKGMRTVMTTLNGQLRPVFVRDRSIVVESKAAEKADTARPGQVAAPFSGVVTLQVAVGDVVAPGQAVASIEAMKMEAAITAPVGGTIERLAIPKTQQVDAGDLLVVIQPS from the coding sequence ATGTTCCGAAAGATCCTCGTTGCCAACCGCGGTGAAATCGCCATCCGAGCCTTCCGCGCCGCTTACGAGCTGGGCGCCGAGACCGTCGCCGTTTTCCCGTACGAGGACCGCAACTCCATGCACCGGCTGAAGGCCGACGAGGCGTATCAGATCGGCGAGCCCGGTCACCCCGTGCGCGCCTACCTCGACGTGCAGGAGATCATCCGCGTCGCGAAGGAGTCCGGCGCCGACGCGATCTACCCGGGCTACGGCTTCCTCTCCGAGAACCCCGAGCTGGCCGAGGCCGCTCGCGCCGCCGGCATCACCTTCATCGGTCCGCGCGCCGAAGTGCTCGAGATGGCCGGCAACAAGGTCACGGCCAAGGAGCACGCGATCGCCGCGGGCGTCCCCGTTCTGAAGTCGTCGAAGCCGTCGAAGGACCTCGACGAGCTCCTCGCCGCCGCGGACGAGATCGGGTTCCCGATCTTCGCCAAGGCGGTCGCGGGGGGCGGCGGGCGCGGCATGCGCCGCGTCAACGCGAAGGAGGACCTGCGTCCGGCTCTGGAGGAGGCGATGCGGGAGGCGGACAGCGCCTTCGGCGACGCCACCATGTTCCTCGAGCAGGCCGTGCTGCGTCCGCGTCACATCGAGGTGCAGATCCTCGCCGACGCGACCGGCGACACGATGCACCTGTTCGAGCGCGACTGCTCCGTGCAGCGCCGCCACCAGAAGGTGGTCGAGATCGCGCCGGCGCCCAACCTGTCGGACGACATCCGCCAGTCGCTGTACCGCGACGCGGTCGCCTTCGCCCGCTCGATCGGCTACGAGAACGCGGGCACCGTGGAGTTCCTGCTCGACACCGCGGGGGAGCGCGCCGGTCAGCACGTCTTCATCGAGATGAACCCGCGCATCCAGGTCGAGCACACGGTCACCGAGGAGATCACCGACGTCGACCTCGTGCAGTCGCAGATCCGGATCGCCGCGGGCGAGACCCTCGCCGACCTCGGCCTCAGCCAGGACACCGTGCAGATCCGGGGCGCGGCGCTGCAGTGCCGCATCACAACGGAGGACCCGACCGCGGGCTTCCGTCCCGACACCGGCAAGATCACCACCTACCGCTCCCCGGGCGGCGCGGGCATCCGTCTCGACGGCGGCACGATCAACCCGGGCGCCCAGATCAGCCCGCACTTCGACTCCATGCTGGCGAAGCTCATCACGCGCGGCCGCGACTTCCCGGCCGCCGTCCTGCGCGCCCGCCGCGCCCTCGCCGAATTCCGCGTGCGCGGTGTCTCCACGAACATCCCGTTCCTGCAGGCGGTCCTCGAAGACCCCGACTTCATCGCCGGGAACGTGTCCACCTCGTTCATCGAGGAGCGCCCGGAGCTGTTCAAGGGCCGCGAGTCGAAGGACCGCGGCACGAAGGTGCTCAACTGGCTGGCCGACGTCACGGTCAACCAGCCGAATGGCCCCCGTCCGCTGAGCATCGAGCCGGCGGACAAGCTCCCGAAGATCGACCTCAACGCGCCGGCACCGGCGGGCTCGCGCCAGCGGCTGCTCGAGCTCGGCCCGGCGGGCTTCGCCGAGGCGCTCCGCGCGCAGAAGGCGCTGGCGGTCACCGAGACGACGTTCCGTGACGCGCACCAGTCGCTGCTCGCGACCCGCGTGCGCACCCGCGACCTGCTCGCCGTCGCTCCGTACGTCGCACGCATGACGCCCGAGCTGCTGTCGGTCGAGGCGTGGGGAGGGGCGACCTACGACGTGGCGCTCCGCTTCCTCGGCGAGGACCCGTGGGAGCGCCTGGCCACCCTCCGCGAGGCACTGCCGAACATCAACATCCAGATGCTGCTGCGCGGCCGCAACACCGTGGGCTACACGCCGTACCCGACGCAGGTCACCGACGCCTTCGTGCGGGAGGCGGCAGCTACCGGTGTCGACATCTTCCGCATCTTCGACGCGCTCAACGACGTTTCGCAGATGCGTCCGGCGATCGAGTCGGTCCTCGCGACCGGTTCGGCGATCGCCGAGGTCGCCGTCTGCTACACCGGCGACCTGCTCGACCCGGCGGAGGACCTCTACACCCTCGATTACTACCTGCGTCTCGCCGAGCAGATCGTCGAGTCGGGTGCGCACATCCTCGCCATCAAGGACATGGCCGGTCTCCTTCGTCCGTCGGCCGCCGAGAAGCTGGTGGCCGCGTTCCGCGAGCGGTTCGACCTGCCCGTCCACGTGCACACGCACGACACCCCGGGTGGCCAGCTGGCCACGCTGCTCGCGGCATCCCGTGCCGGAGCGGACGCGGTGGATGTGGCGAGCGCGCCCATGGCCGGCACCACCAGCCAGCCGAGCGCCTCCGCCCTCGTCGCCGCGCTCGCGCACACCGAGCGCGACACCGGCATCTCGCTGAGCGCCGTCGAAGACCTCGAGCCGTACTGGGAGGCCGTCCGTCAGGTCTACCGCCCCTTCGAGTCCGGACTTCCGGGCCCCACCGGCCGCGTGTACAAGCACGAGATCCCGGGCGGCCAGCTGTCCAACCTGCGTCAGCAGGCGAAGGCGCTCGGCCTCGCCGAGGACTTCGAGCTCGTGGAGGACATGTACGCCGCCGCGAACCGCATCCTCGGCCGCATCCCCAAGGTGACGCCGTCCTCGAAGGTCGTCGGCGATCTCGCGCTGCACCTCGCAGCCGTGAAGGCCGACCCGGACGACTTCGCCGAGAACCCGCAGAACTACGACATCCCGGACTCCGTGGTCGGCTTCATGGCTGGCGAGCTCGGGGAGCTGCCGGGTGGATGGCCGGAGCCGTTCCGCACGAAGGTGCTGGCCGGCAAGACGGTCAAGGTCGGCGTGGAGGACCTCTCGTCCGACGACGCGTCCGCGCTCGAGGGCTCCAGCGAGGAGCGCCGCGCGACCCTCAACCGGCTGCTCTTCCCGGCGCCGACCCGCATCTACGAGCAGATGAAAGAACTGTTCGGCGACCTCTCGGTGGTCGACTCGCTCGACTACCTGTACGGCCTCAAGCAGGGCTCGGAGCACGTGGTGGAGTTCAGCCGCGGCGTCCGCCTGTACGTCGGGCTCGAGGCGATCGGCGAGGCCGACGAGAAGGGCATGCGCACGGTCATGACCACGCTCAACGGCCAGTTGCGGCCGGTGTTCGTACGCGACCGTAGCATCGTCGTCGAGTCGAAGGCGGCCGAGAAGGCCGACACGGCCCGGCCGGGCCAGGTGGCCGCCCCGTTCTCGGGCGTCGTGACCCTCCAGGTCGCCGTCGGAGACGTCGTCGCGCCCGGGCAGGCGGTCGCGTCGATCGAGGCCATGAAGATGGAGGCGGCGATCACCGCCCCCGTCGGCGGAACCATCGAGCGGCTCGCCATCCCGAAGACCCAGCAGGTCGACGCGGGCGATCTGCTGGTGGTCATCCAGCCCTCCTGA
- a CDS encoding MinD/ParA family protein encodes MADRPDAETPEGREPRDLVPADDELTPARSFEPASSLDVDSTLSIAVDLPPAPAPQVPEDEEAVAIDDVPVDPGFVASPAEPTTVSVAIVASRLATGPTETATAAAAAGESADAATPLPPADAYAGSRRDRLRGEHSTQPEPAAMLTADRLLEVNRKTRPGPEGPWQRFVYNVTFRTVNLGDSAKVRARKELDHRIQKQLEGGARFVPVLTRKGGVGKTTVTTLLGMALASAREDRIIAIDANPDRGTLSERVPRQTRSTVRDVVHKAASIGGFTDFSTLVSRDETRLDILASDTDPMLSEAFDENDYNVVADLSARYYSIVLTDCGTGIVHSVMRATLQRADSLVIVSGGSVDEARLASETLTWLEANGYGELVRNAVVALNTATHATNLVKLDEIEAHFRSRVREIVRVPYDPQLAAGSVVSWKDLKPLTRLSARTLAALVVEGLPAERD; translated from the coding sequence GTGGCAGACAGGCCCGACGCCGAAACGCCCGAGGGGCGCGAACCGCGCGACCTCGTGCCGGCCGACGACGAGCTGACGCCTGCGCGTTCGTTCGAGCCGGCATCATCGCTGGATGTGGACTCGACGCTGAGCATCGCCGTCGACCTCCCGCCCGCGCCCGCGCCCCAGGTGCCGGAGGACGAGGAAGCGGTGGCGATCGACGACGTCCCGGTCGACCCCGGTTTCGTCGCTTCTCCCGCCGAGCCGACCACGGTGTCGGTGGCGATCGTCGCCTCCCGGCTCGCAACCGGCCCGACGGAGACGGCCACGGCCGCCGCAGCCGCCGGGGAGTCCGCGGACGCGGCCACCCCGTTGCCGCCGGCGGATGCGTACGCCGGCTCGCGCCGCGACCGCCTCCGCGGAGAGCACTCAACGCAGCCGGAGCCGGCCGCCATGCTCACCGCCGACCGCCTGCTCGAGGTCAACCGCAAGACGCGTCCGGGCCCGGAGGGGCCCTGGCAGCGGTTCGTGTACAACGTCACGTTCCGCACCGTCAACCTGGGCGACTCCGCGAAGGTGCGCGCCCGCAAGGAGCTCGACCACCGCATCCAGAAGCAGTTGGAGGGCGGCGCGCGCTTCGTGCCGGTGCTCACCCGCAAGGGCGGCGTCGGCAAGACCACCGTCACGACCCTGCTCGGGATGGCGCTGGCCTCCGCGCGCGAGGACCGCATCATCGCCATCGACGCCAACCCGGACCGTGGCACGCTGTCCGAGCGGGTGCCTCGGCAGACCCGCTCGACGGTCCGGGATGTCGTGCACAAGGCCGCGAGCATCGGCGGCTTCACCGACTTCTCGACTCTCGTTTCGCGCGACGAGACGCGCCTCGACATCCTCGCGTCGGACACCGACCCCATGCTCTCGGAGGCGTTCGACGAGAACGACTACAACGTCGTCGCCGACCTCTCCGCCCGGTACTACTCGATCGTGCTGACCGACTGCGGCACCGGCATCGTCCACTCGGTGATGCGGGCGACCTTGCAGCGCGCCGACTCCCTCGTGATCGTGTCCGGCGGCAGCGTGGATGAGGCGCGTCTCGCCTCGGAGACGCTCACCTGGCTGGAGGCGAACGGCTACGGCGAGCTCGTCCGCAACGCGGTCGTGGCGCTCAACACCGCCACCCACGCCACCAACCTGGTCAAGCTGGACGAGATCGAGGCGCACTTCCGCTCGCGCGTGCGCGAGATCGTCCGCGTCCCGTACGACCCGCAGCTGGCCGCCGGCTCGGTGGTGTCGTGGAAGGACCTCAAGCCGCTGACCCGCCTCTCGGCGCGCACCCTGGCCGCCCTCGTCGTCGAGGGCCTCCCGGCCGAGCGCGACTGA